taatgaacatggaagttatttgtgagacgggacctccggcttatcgtccttatccgagaaaacttgaaagtctaaccatttgcggatgtaattacaaaggcagcactttctcctcagttatttaaagaccctgagtgttgctcACGACTTCGAAattcccgcatggcagcccggtgctcaaccaactgagccaccggtgcgcggtttatTTCCTTCATGGTTTTTCCGCCGAACCCAGATTTACTCATGAGAACTCCAATATGGATTCCTTAGATTGAATGTTGCGAGTTTGTGTTGCTTCAAATCATTTAATCTTTCGAATTAGGAGCGATGATATATTATATGTATATACTGTATTCTCATAGTATACACTTGAAATTCTTGTGTATatgcattttccaaaattgataaaatgaaaatgacaaaaacagCAACATCAACAAAACTCAATTAAGTTATTCTTTCCGCAACGGTTTTTGCACCTTGTCTCGCAAGGTTCTTGGCCGTTGCAAGGTGAGTtacgtgcaacttgtctcgccgTAGCGTTCCAAGACAAgatgcacgaaaaattgcacagccGTAACAGCGCCTTAGTGCTTAAAACAACACGCACTGCTTTCATTAATATGCACTGAGGATGTATCAGTCATCATATTTCCATTTGAGATGATAAACGAGTGATAATTCATTGTCTTGTACGTTCACCTTGGTCACCTTTAAAGCGGTAAAGGGGTCTTGCAATTAGTGTTATTAATAAAAAGGATGTAGTGTGGAAAGAACATAATGGGACTCGGTACTGAATGATAAATATATTAGATTGTTGCCTTGAGAAATAGCAAGTGACAGATGGAATATGAGCGGGATCGACATTTGTGAGAATATTAACAATGATGGCCCGTGAGCGcgccatttttaaatcccaaaGAGATCTCCTGCAACTGACTTGTGAAAGAAACGTGGGATATAGCTGATTGATTTTTTCTCTGTGTCTAAATTGCAGAATAGTCATTCTGAAATTTAGTCTTAAAAAATCCTGGACCTTTTGGAGAGAAATGCGACAACCATCAAGAGTGATTTCATCGCAAATGGCAAAATCCGGCGTTTCAGCACATCGCTTCTTTCACGGGCGAGATTATCCTATAACACTTCGGTGCGTTTAGGTCAACCACTGCTGTCCTTAcggtgtaaatatacacttcaGTGAAAGGAGAAGTCCACTTTAAAAAACCATCTCCTCAAGCAATACGCCTTGCGTAGAATATTGTTGTATCCATAAAGATCTCTATTCAGGATTGATCTTAGTTTCAGGTAAGTAAAAAGTTACCTTTCCTCCCTCAGTCATCCTAAGAAAAGCAAGATCAGTTGACGTCTGATTATCTGATCAATGGCAAAAGGAACCATATTTATGCTTTACTAAATGGAATAGGTGCTTCATAGctaagttggttagagcgtctcaCCGGTATCaagagatcacgggttcaattcctgttgaagtcctgaattcttcaagcttctctacgtaattgcTAAAATAAATTAGCTAGCGAGGATCACAGCTTTATTTGATTCCTTTAATTTTCCTTCCCTCGTCTCTCTCCTCTGCTGAAAATACAAATCAGACATTCTTAGGATTGATTCACACTATATTAAAGAAAATCTAAATATTATCCAATACCGTGACTAAAAATTATTATGAAATGGAAATATCCTTACttcttaaagtccctatgacGCTTATTTTTTaccgttttttaacttttcgtttTAACATATTTAGTGTCTGGAGTGTAGTACTAAGAAAATTTTTCCCTTGTGGTGTATCTCTTTTCAGGTAGAATCCGTTTTCCTAGGCTAAactggtgatcctcattttacctatagGTTGCATACGCACTCCGAtggattgaagaaactttttggagcctaaattaagcctagagaaaatttagggtcaggttaggattagttttagttattatacatagatattaattgaccaatcatagaaaagtaaataatcaAAAGAACTGTGtcgggttgagcatgttcgtcggtgtagtgtagtggtgaagacacagtacAACAGATTTGGAGGTTGCGAGTTCGAGTGCCGGTAAGTGTAGGAGTTCAGAAACCGATAATGATACCaaagattaagaagatgtgttgagatgcgtaagacagagcttgatgAGAGAAGGTATAAGTATCCGTTTAGAAGGGGTTTAAGCTAAGTAGGTTAAGGGCACAATTCAACTTAGGTAAAATGCGGATTACGAATTTTAACCTACAATAGGTTAAAACGGAtttaacctgagaacggattttatcTGCAACATATCCACGCGTTTAATGTTTGGCTTTCCAGTTGGGTCCTGATAACTAAAGACGTCAATTCTATCTGAATCGTCAGAACATTCTCGGTATCCGAAGGGTAACTATTGTCCGACCTTTCTGTAAAGTCGACTTAACAAAAAGCTCTAGATTTTCAACAAGACTTCTATTCTTACACTTTTGTACAGATGGGATCAAGTtacttctttgacgtcattagttacCAGGGCCCAATTGGCTCAGCCAAATTTTTTTGGTATTAATCAAACGCCCGCTAAAACGCTTGGATACATTATGCGGGAGTTTTTTTGAAGTACTATACTCCAGACACTATAGTTATTTAAaggaaaagtttaaaaaagcaaaaagctaAGTGTCATAGGGACTTTAAAGAAGGAAATAATATTTAgctgcttttgttttcatttgtgcAGTTAGTAATAATCTTGGTTGTTTGGTAGGTCACGTATCCCTTATGTGGATTTTTTGGAATTCTGTGCTTGCTATCGTCACGCTTGCAAAATGGGCATTACCAGAACAAGTCGTTATCCTAGAAAAACCAGCGTGTGATACGTGCTATTGGACATGGAACAACCCCAACGTAATGATACCTGGCTCTCACCCAGTAAGTTTTTTGCTCTGGTTCATGAGTCTCTTCGTTACTTGTTAAGTGCTTCACTTTTATCGAAAGACTTCGAAACTTTCAAAACACCATAGTGTGCCGatttattattcttttaaagtagaatttttatAACTTGAAATAGTGAGGGCTTGTAAGGCGCATTGACACTGAACAAAGAAATGTTACATAGCGCACCTTCACTGATATCACAACAAATTTCTAATTACCTGGGAGCCGTTTCTCgcaagtcccgaaactttacgggccattttcgggtgtcacaattccctatGTATCACAGGAATGGAGAGAATTTAATTCGTCAAAgctcacagttatttttctttttgttaccttgaaaacatgttataaGATCgggtttccaaaacaagtggttggcaatttcacagattgcttttcgagcccgaaaggttttcgggactttcgagaaacggggccCAGAGCCGAACTCAACTGGTTTCGTTCGCACCACAATGACAGAATCATGATTAATGGTGGTGTTGCTGTGCCTGAAAGTGACAGCGCGATGTAAAGCTGCGTTCCTTTACCCCCAAAAATCTTAATGATAATCATCATGATAACTGATAAGCAAGGAATTGCATTACCTTCTTCCCAATCGGAAAACAATCAGGAACGCAATTTTTACTGTTAATCATTTAGGGTAGAATATTTTGTGGAATAAGGTACGCGGAAAAACCGAACTCTTACACTTCTTttctgttcttgttttttttctcctgtaCAGTGGCATCACCCAAGCGGTCAGAACACAAGAAACAGATACACCGTATGCAACTTCGTTAACACAGCAAGACTAGACAACTGGTTACTAAGCAGCATCATTAGAGCGGGAACTATTGAAAGATTCGATGTTTCCATTGAATATTTGTCACGCGAGTGTCTGTCAAAATACATATATTGTGACGAATCGTTTTACGCGTATgtctgggaatcaaactcaAGCATACCGGGTCAAACACCAGACCCTATCAGCAATTATAGTTTATATAGAAGATTTGCAAATATCAGCCGTCTGTCTAACCACAGAGAATCTTTAACAATGCCACTTCAAGTGAAAAGCAAATTTATTGTTCTGGGATTTCGTGATCAAGGAGGCTGCAGATCACTGTTTTCGGTTAAGATGTCTTATAAAGTTTGTCCACTTAAATTACTTGGAGACAGACGGGTATCTCTCCCACAAACATTTCCTCAAAAAGAGCCAGTTATCGTAGAAGGAAATTGTACCACAAACTCTGTGCAAACTGTGCCAGGCAATTTAATTGTTCTCTGTGACAGTAACGGAGAGTGGAATACCAGTCAACTTAAAGACAGATGTGTCTGCAAGGAAGGCATGGAAAATGTTGGAGGAATATGTCAAGGTGTTTTatttccctttcattttttactgtGGAATTTAATGCAACTCGTTCATGTTTTCCTGCCCTGCATGTTTTATGAGTTAAATAGTTAGTATGATGACCAAGCAAAGGATATCCGTGCAACTTTCTTTATACTTTTATGACGCTGACTCTTTGTAAGGGAGATTTACTTCGCTCATGGATTTATAAAAATCGGCCATTCCCCCGTTTAATAATACCTTATATGAGACCGCTGCACCAACAAAATCTAAGAGCAATAGGTATGGTCAAAAAAGTTCCCTCTCAAAATCAGCTCGTGATTACTGACAGttgttgttctttcttttttaaataaaatgtcagCGTGTCCTCccaaaaatttcaatgaaggAAAGGGATGGAACTGCACAGGTACATAtcaatatttttgtttattgATTCCAGTCACACTAGCATGACAGTAACATgccgaataccctgccaccttAGTTGGCATTCGGGTTCATTAAAGAAAGAGACAGGATACAATAGATGTTATTTTTATGCTAGAAAGTGGAAGAGAATTCTGTAGTTAAACACTGGCAAGTGCAGCCTACATACTTTTGTATAGGGAGGATGCTCTTCCAAATGTCCCGTTTCTTGGATGAGATCACAGGCAGTTATAATCGTATATTAAATGTCTAATTTTTCCCTCTATTCCACTATCTTTACCCAAGTCTGCAACGACACACCGTGCAACACTCCATGTACAATAACCTTTGCTATCTGCAtgcttttctttaaaaaatgagTTGGTACGTTAAATGTAAAGAACCTCCTTTCGTAAGTTGTTACCCATCTGCAATTTCAGGTTAAGCCATCCAGTTTTCATTTCTGATGATTATGATATTGCAGCTTAAATGCAAAATTAGGTCTGACATCAATTCTCATGAAAGACATAAACTGcgcttttaaacatttttcctAGAAATTCCATCAGCACCACGAAATTTACTGGTCACATTCGTAAACCAAAGTGCCATAGAGTTGGCATGGGAACCACCTGAAAAAACAGGTGATGAGAAGCACGTGTTTTATGACGTGAAATGTCGTAAGACATGCAACGTTGATGACGCCAACAAGTGCGTCCAGAAAACTTGCGATAACAACGTCAATTACATACCCAGAAAAGAAGGAGTGCACGAGACACACGTGATGATCACGCATCTATTGTCATATGTCACTTACGAGATGAGAATCTACGCCAGGAACAGAGTGAGTGAAGTGGCTCAAAAGATGCATGGATCTGACGGAAACTTTGCATCAATTTCTGTTAAAACAAATGGATCacgtgagtttttttttttctctttgaaattttaatttctgTATCAAATAGTTTAGTGAGTTGAAAAACTCCCAAAGAATCGCGCTTATCATAAGTTATAATACTCGTTAAATGTAAGGGAGTTGAGGAGGCTTTCGGGAGCATTTATCGCTGAGAAAAGTCCAGACCAGTGCATGCGTCTTTACTTGTTCTTCATTTGTTTCTCCTATCAAAGTAACGTGTTTCACTAACGGGAAACCGCGGATTTAACTATTGGGCTCGGAACTTGCTGATAGTAAAATTGTGgtttgatatatattttttttttttgctgttcaagTTCCTGGTAAAGTAGAAGTGTTCCTTGAATCGTTAAGTGGCACTACCATTCGCGTTTCGTGGAGATTAGTGAGCAAAAATGGCGATACACTGGCTTATTACCTGACCTACACAAGAGCAGATGATGCGAATGATTCACAAACCCTCAGGACAACAAAAACGGATGTGATTTTATATGGGCTCGAACCTGGAAAAACATACAGTTTTGTGGTGAGAGATTGGCTTTTGCGAACATCTTTGTCATACTATACATTATTCGTAACTAACCGACGATTATAAGAAGTACGACAGAGGTAGATTACTGTACTGTGCCACGCATAGAATGTAACGTCCGTACAAGCACAAGTACTTCAAAGTTTGACTTGGACAGGTTTATCAATTTATCATTTCTAATCATTCTCAGCACATGCTCTTTGAAAGCGCATGGATTGCGAGAAGATTGGACAGTACATGAGCTACTGCGGCCACAGCGATCAGTGATTGCCATGGCCGCAACATCGTGGAAATTtaattgtgacgtcaaataaACTTCTCCTCTTTGAACACTGCAATTTTGCTTCTCAAAGCAAGTGTTCACGACAGATAAACATACACAGGAAGGCCGATAAAAGAGAACACAAGTCTTAAGTTCCCCATTTAATTGCTAGACCCCCTACATCATTCAAGAATTAATTATTTTCAATCCCGCTGCTGTCATCTCAAATACAAATTCAAAACACTACAAGTTATAAGGAATAACCCTCTTGCATATTTCATTCTTGAGGTCGCTTTTAAGATAACTTGTGGtctataatatttatttttttcagggaGGGGATAGGCGTGACGTGTAAGGATACCTGAGTATTTTGAACAGTAGTGTAGAGCAGCAGTCAGACAAACTACCTGCTTTTCATGATGGCATTTCAGAACTAGCAGTAGGGATAGGCTCCACGTTTCTGTGCGGTGTATCAAATTACTCAAAATATTGATTGGTTGACTGattgatcgatcgatcgatcgattgattgattgacgcACTTATCGATTGGACTTTCGTCTTCAGTAAATATAAAACGCACGAGGCGGAAATGAACATAGTGAGCAAACTTCGCATTATATGTATGTATCATGCGACGTTTGTTCACTATGTTCATTTCCGCCGGCCCTGTGTATTTTATTTCCACtgaagttgaaatggccgaGAAACAAAAATAGTCATGGATTTGCGTcttatttattgaaatttgtAATCTGGTAGGTGATGGCAGAAAACCATGTCGGACAAAGTTCAAGTGAAGTAATCTTAATGACGATAATGAACAGTGAGTCATTTTTGTTGCCTCTTGTTTGTGCTCGTGGGTTGCTCGTGTATTGGGGTTTTTACTATTTCAAAGTTGAACGTGTTAAACAACTTTTcccatctttttttttccacgtTTCAGGTGATTCCAGAGGAAAGAAACAGGGCAACTATACTACTTACATCATTGTATCTGTAGTTCTTGGTACGGTTTTTTTCACTGTGGCTACCTTGACTGGTTTATTCCTTTATCGGCAAAGGtaaaaaagggtttaatttaTACAAGAATCAGTGATAAGTTACTGTTTTGCAATATCTAAGTAAGCAAGGGCTCCACAATTTTAGGCTACCAGCCTCAGTCAATAACACTTACTAATCATACATTCTCTATTAATATGAAAACGTCATGTAAAATTGTTTTTagtcagtctttttttttttatcatatccCTAATAACAGACTAGATGACACATTGGAGGTTTAAAGTGCTTAGTCCCAGTCAAACGCGAAATG
Above is a window of Montipora capricornis isolate CH-2021 chromosome 6, ASM3666992v2, whole genome shotgun sequence DNA encoding:
- the LOC138051123 gene encoding ephrin type-A receptor 4-like; protein product: MPLQVKSKFIVLGFRDQGGCRSLFSVKMSYKVCPLKLLGDRRVSLPQTFPQKEPVIVEGNCTTNSVQTVPGNLIVLCDSNGEWNTSQLKDRCVCKEGMENVGGICQACPPKNFNEGKGWNCTEIPSAPRNLLVTFVNQSAIELAWEPPEKTGDEKHVFYDVKCRKTCNVDDANKCVQKTCDNNVNYIPRKEGVHETHVMITHLLSYVTYEMRIYARNRVSEVAQKMHGSDGNFASISVKTNGSLPGKVEVFLESLSGTTIRVSWRLVSKNGDTLAYYLTYTRADDANDSQTLRTTKTDVILYGLEPGKTYSFVVMAENHVGQSSSEVILMTIMNSDSRGKKQGNYTTYIIVSVVLGTVFFTVATLTGLFLYRQRKVPNKSVRRVENSSAPEESVALVEEETLRTFVILETNANGAIDGGQYMEMSDIHSCFELERNEIKFVKVLGGGNFGKVQKAIVRGTTVAVKSLKDNATIKDKQDMLTELQVMKCLKPHPHVLQLIGCCSRSDPLLIALEYMPYGDLLGYLRKSRGHCDIYNSGEKKPTSRLTAMDLLSFAWMIADGMSYLADMRVVHRDLAARNILVGENRVCKISDFGLARDVNADIYVRSSKARLPAKWMPPESLFLGESSTMSDVWSYGIVLWEVFTIGDSPYPRVKSEEVASLLERGYRMPRPIHISEELYSIMSECWSENSKDRPTFSWICTALRRLMGDHKSYVNLDVYNDKDYINFDVVGELQ